Proteins from a genomic interval of Sphingomonas sp. Y38-1Y:
- a CDS encoding alpha/beta hydrolase, with the protein MDGTRVRAPRDGARAAMMGLLLAFGGGSAWAQTREEVRIASAPGVTLAGTLHLPARGSRHPLVVVVQGNGRNARGGYGEIIKRLNADGIAALEYDKRGVGQSTGTYEEDVPKLVADCAAAVAAMRARGDIDGSRIALFGHSQGGVVTPAVAVGDPRIAAVVMAGGSVGDGLPYLKRAIRNQMLAAGRPAPMVGPAVEAVGALLQARIDKREDAAIVPLRAAVVERFLAAGFTQAEANGGLAMIDTPQAWQIDKLRAGSDLKALRIPVLAIFGSRDPLVVASDEAPAATAALAGNPRARVVVLQGLSHWFQEGAVTGNAEEVERLGPNMGSPRVVTLVGDFVRDAVSPMRAASR; encoded by the coding sequence ATGGACGGCACGAGGGTTCGGGCGCCGAGGGACGGCGCGCGCGCGGCGATGATGGGCTTGCTGCTGGCATTCGGCGGCGGAAGCGCGTGGGCGCAGACGCGCGAGGAAGTGCGGATCGCCTCCGCGCCCGGCGTCACGCTGGCGGGAACGCTGCACCTGCCGGCGCGTGGGTCGCGGCATCCGCTCGTGGTCGTGGTCCAGGGAAACGGGCGCAATGCGCGCGGCGGTTATGGCGAGATCATCAAGCGGCTGAACGCCGACGGCATCGCCGCGCTGGAATATGACAAGCGCGGCGTGGGACAGTCGACCGGCACCTATGAGGAGGACGTACCCAAGCTCGTCGCCGATTGCGCCGCAGCGGTGGCGGCGATGCGCGCGCGCGGCGACATCGACGGCAGCCGCATCGCGCTGTTCGGGCACAGTCAGGGCGGCGTCGTCACGCCGGCCGTCGCGGTCGGCGATCCGCGCATCGCGGCGGTGGTGATGGCGGGCGGCTCGGTCGGCGACGGGCTCCCGTATCTGAAGCGCGCGATCCGCAACCAGATGCTCGCGGCCGGTCGTCCGGCGCCCATGGTCGGGCCTGCGGTCGAGGCGGTCGGCGCGCTGCTCCAGGCGCGGATCGACAAGCGGGAAGATGCCGCGATCGTGCCGCTGCGCGCGGCGGTGGTCGAGCGGTTCCTGGCCGCCGGTTTCACGCAGGCGGAGGCGAACGGCGGGCTGGCGATGATCGACACGCCGCAGGCCTGGCAGATCGACAAGCTGCGCGCGGGCAGCGACCTCAAGGCGCTGCGCATTCCCGTGCTCGCCATCTTCGGCAGCAGGGATCCGCTGGTCGTCGCCTCCGACGAGGCACCGGCGGCGACCGCGGCGCTGGCGGGCAATCCGCGGGCGCGCGTCGTCGTGCTTCAGGGCCTGAGCCACTGGTTTCAGGAAGGCGCGGTGACCGGCAATGCCGAGGAAGTCGAGCGGCTCGGCCCCAACATGGGTTCGCCGCGGGTCGTGACGCTGGTCGGCGACTTCGTTCGCGACGCGGTCAGTCCGATGCGTGCCGCGAGCCGATGA
- a CDS encoding DUF485 domain-containing protein: protein MAREAEQGRAARIAADPRYRDLVRRRNRFGFVLTAIVLVVYFGFILLVAFDKPLLAAPIAGGATSLGIPIGIGIILLSVVLTGVYVRRANTDYDAALAAIVAEHGA, encoded by the coding sequence ATGGCGAGGGAGGCGGAACAGGGCCGCGCGGCACGGATCGCGGCGGACCCGCGCTATCGCGATCTGGTGCGGCGGCGGAACCGCTTTGGCTTCGTCCTCACCGCGATCGTGCTCGTCGTCTATTTCGGCTTCATCCTGCTCGTCGCGTTCGACAAACCGCTGCTGGCGGCGCCGATCGCGGGCGGGGCGACGTCGCTGGGCATCCCGATCGGGATCGGCATCATCCTGCTCTCGGTCGTGCTGACGGGCGTCTATGTCCGCCGCGCCAACACCGATTATGACGCGGCGCTCGCCGCCATCGTCGCGGAGCATGGCGCGTGA
- a CDS encoding cation acetate symporter, translating to MLALLGLPAAALADTIGASEQQATNWTAIGMFGAFVLATLGLTRWAAGRTKTAADFYTAGGGITGFQNGLAIAGDFMSAASFLGISAQIFADGYDGLIYSIGFLVGWPILLFLMAERLRNLGRFTFADVASFRFAQGPVRGFAATSTLLVVLFYLIAQMVGAGQLIKLLFGLPYPYAVGIVGVLMTFYVLFGGMTATTWVQIVKAALLLGAASFIAIAVLWRYGFSPEALFADAVAVKGTRAIMGPGGFIKDPVSAISLGIALMFGTAGLPHILMRFFTVPDAKAARTSVLWATGWIGYFYCLTFIIGFGAIVLVGTDPSFLDVEGGLRGGRNMAAIHLAQAVGGNLFLGFISAVAFATILAVVAGLTLSGASAVSHDLYASVFRRGRADSAAELRVSRITVLVLAVVAILLGIAFEKQNVAFMVSLAFALAASSNFPVLLLSLFWSGCTTRGVVAGGLTGALSAFGLTILSPAVWVTALGNAAPIFPYDSPAIFSMPLAFFVIWLVSVTDRSGRAAVDRSGFLAQQVRAETGIGAAAASSH from the coding sequence ATGCTGGCCTTGCTGGGGCTGCCGGCGGCGGCGCTGGCCGACACGATCGGTGCATCGGAGCAGCAGGCGACCAACTGGACCGCGATCGGCATGTTCGGCGCGTTCGTGCTCGCGACGCTCGGCCTCACGCGCTGGGCGGCGGGACGGACCAAGACCGCGGCCGATTTCTATACGGCGGGCGGGGGGATCACCGGGTTCCAGAACGGGCTGGCGATTGCGGGCGACTTCATGTCGGCGGCGTCGTTCCTCGGCATCTCGGCGCAGATCTTCGCCGATGGCTATGACGGGCTGATCTACTCGATCGGGTTTCTGGTCGGCTGGCCGATCCTCCTTTTCCTGATGGCGGAGCGGTTGCGCAATCTGGGTCGCTTCACCTTTGCTGATGTCGCGAGCTTCCGCTTCGCGCAGGGGCCGGTGCGCGGCTTCGCCGCCACGTCGACGCTGCTCGTCGTGCTCTTCTACCTGATTGCGCAGATGGTGGGGGCGGGGCAGCTCATCAAATTGCTGTTCGGCCTGCCATACCCTTACGCGGTCGGCATCGTCGGCGTGCTGATGACCTTCTACGTGCTGTTCGGCGGCATGACCGCGACGACCTGGGTCCAGATCGTCAAGGCGGCGCTCCTGCTGGGTGCCGCGAGCTTCATCGCGATCGCGGTGCTGTGGCGCTACGGCTTCTCGCCCGAGGCGCTGTTCGCCGATGCGGTCGCGGTCAAGGGGACGCGCGCGATCATGGGGCCGGGCGGGTTCATCAAGGATCCAGTGAGCGCGATCTCGCTCGGCATCGCCCTGATGTTCGGCACCGCGGGGTTGCCGCACATCCTGATGCGCTTCTTCACCGTCCCCGATGCCAAGGCGGCGCGGACGTCGGTGCTGTGGGCGACGGGGTGGATCGGCTATTTCTATTGCCTGACCTTCATCATCGGCTTCGGCGCGATCGTGCTGGTGGGGACGGACCCGAGCTTCCTCGATGTCGAGGGCGGCCTGCGCGGCGGCCGCAACATGGCGGCGATCCATCTGGCGCAGGCGGTCGGCGGCAATCTGTTCCTGGGCTTCATCTCCGCCGTCGCCTTCGCGACGATTCTCGCGGTGGTCGCCGGGCTGACGCTGTCGGGCGCGTCGGCGGTCAGCCACGACCTCTATGCCAGCGTGTTCCGGCGCGGACGCGCGGACAGCGCGGCCGAGCTTCGCGTGTCGCGGATCACCGTGCTCGTGCTAGCGGTGGTCGCGATCCTGCTGGGCATTGCGTTCGAGAAGCAGAATGTCGCGTTCATGGTCAGCCTCGCCTTTGCGCTGGCGGCCTCGAGCAACTTTCCGGTGCTGCTGCTGTCGCTGTTCTGGAGCGGATGCACGACGCGAGGCGTGGTCGCGGGCGGGCTGACAGGGGCGCTCAGCGCGTTCGGGCTGACGATCCTGTCACCGGCCGTGTGGGTGACGGCGCTGGGCAATGCGGCGCCGATCTTCCCCTATGATAGCCCGGCGATCTTCTCGATGCCGCTTGCCTTCTTCGTCATCTGGCTGGTGTCGGTGACGGACCGCAGCGGCCGGGCGGCGGTCGATCGCAGCGGCTTCCTGGCGCAGCAGGTGCGTGCGGAGACGGGAATCGGCGCGGCGGCGGCGAGCAGCCACTAG
- a CDS encoding MFS transporter produces MTAAEGTMDGLARPGSGALTLRLSALMFMQFFVWGAGAVTLGLVMQTVGIGNLIANAFSVGPIASIVGSFLLGMAASRFFSPKSLMVILHLVGGALLFVLPRFITPEGGSTFVLLLLCYMILYMPTVGLANTIALKSFGERVDRFPFVRAFGTIGWIASGLIIGWAGLSASPQIFTIAAVVSVALGLYCITLPNVAPDKPSDESLVRQVLCVEAFGLMRQRSYLVFVACATLISIPLAMYYAYASPYVGAAGIENVGGTLAIGQMSELVFMFSMPFLYRRFGVKPLLLVGMAAWALRYALFAIGDGGSGLWAVYLGVALHGVCYDFFFVAGAIYTQTIAQPKGVNAQAQGMLTLFTYGLGMLLGSQIGGLLYAQLPASPTIADWQAMWWYPAIAAAVIALLFQFTFRDDTSGRMVA; encoded by the coding sequence ATGACCGCTGCGGAAGGGACGATGGACGGGCTCGCGCGTCCGGGCTCGGGGGCGCTGACGCTGCGTCTCAGCGCCTTGATGTTCATGCAATTCTTCGTCTGGGGCGCGGGCGCGGTGACGCTCGGCCTGGTCATGCAGACGGTGGGCATCGGCAACCTCATCGCCAACGCGTTCTCGGTCGGGCCGATCGCCTCGATCGTCGGCTCCTTCCTGCTCGGCATGGCCGCGTCGCGCTTCTTCAGCCCCAAGTCGCTGATGGTGATCCTGCATCTGGTCGGCGGCGCGCTGCTGTTCGTGCTGCCGCGCTTCATCACGCCGGAGGGGGGCAGCACCTTCGTCCTGCTGCTGCTCTGCTACATGATCCTCTACATGCCGACCGTGGGCCTGGCGAACACGATCGCGCTCAAGAGCTTCGGCGAGCGTGTCGACCGCTTTCCGTTCGTGCGCGCATTCGGGACGATCGGCTGGATCGCCTCGGGCCTCATCATCGGCTGGGCCGGGCTGTCGGCCAGCCCGCAGATCTTCACGATCGCCGCGGTCGTCTCGGTCGCGCTCGGCCTCTATTGCATCACCCTCCCCAACGTGGCCCCCGACAAGCCGAGCGACGAGAGCCTGGTGCGCCAGGTGCTCTGTGTCGAGGCGTTCGGGCTGATGCGCCAGCGCTCGTACCTGGTGTTCGTCGCCTGCGCGACGCTGATCTCGATCCCGCTCGCCATGTATTATGCCTATGCCTCGCCCTATGTCGGCGCGGCGGGGATCGAGAATGTCGGCGGGACGCTGGCGATCGGGCAGATGTCCGAACTCGTCTTCATGTTCTCGATGCCGTTCCTCTATCGCCGCTTCGGCGTGAAGCCGCTGCTGCTGGTCGGCATGGCCGCTTGGGCGCTGCGCTATGCGCTGTTCGCGATCGGCGATGGCGGCTCGGGGCTGTGGGCGGTGTATCTGGGCGTCGCGCTCCACGGCGTCTGCTACGACTTCTTCTTCGTCGCCGGCGCGATCTATACGCAGACGATCGCCCAGCCGAAGGGCGTCAATGCACAGGCGCAGGGGATGCTGACGCTGTTCACCTATGGCCTCGGCATGCTGCTGGGCTCGCAGATCGGCGGGCTTCTGTATGCGCAGCTTCCCGCCAGCCCGACGATCGCCGACTGGCAGGCGATGTGGTGGTATCCGGCGATCGCCGCCGCGGTCATCGCGCTCCTCTTCCAGTTCACCTTCCGCGACGACACAAGCGGCCGGATGGTCGCATGA
- a CDS encoding LysM peptidoglycan-binding domain-containing protein: MVGAVSNSAEANTRLEANNAPPPEPGGSHRVRAGETLSGIAARYGTDVGTLAQLNDIRNPNLIHPGQQLSLPQGATQSHLIEHGDTIGGIARANGVSTQALLAANPQVANPDRIYPGDTLTIPAADARVQGQAVTGNDNRVAAVEGPTRVENGTLRLSETDVVNLKKTLQTEWVQTAGEGQAHGIIDTILNRTASGHWGDSVSDVVNAYNQFSDINGPIARRDGRNAVEDLPASSISTRVDTLVDSYLAERAGGRASSIGSHLNYANPNYSSANNLGWINALDGPVLGRGDAVHHHGTTPELQRHRPGDFAVALPGSAEAPALAPAAAQQGGSVDGNAAAAANDVAIKGSTVRIGQLDTSMEPAIRAAAQAADRLGLPQPVITSGNDSRHSNGSLHYENRALDFRGNNISVEQGRAFQNEMRRLLGPNYDVVFETFANRSNNHLHVEYDPR; encoded by the coding sequence ATGGTCGGCGCGGTATCGAACTCGGCAGAAGCCAACACCCGTCTGGAGGCGAACAACGCGCCGCCGCCCGAACCCGGCGGCAGCCACCGCGTGCGCGCGGGCGAGACGCTGTCGGGGATCGCGGCGCGATACGGCACCGACGTCGGCACGCTGGCGCAGCTCAACGACATCCGCAATCCGAACCTGATCCATCCGGGCCAGCAGCTTTCGCTGCCGCAGGGCGCCACCCAGTCGCACCTGATCGAGCATGGCGACACGATCGGCGGCATCGCGCGGGCGAACGGCGTCAGCACGCAGGCGCTGCTCGCCGCCAATCCGCAGGTCGCCAATCCGGACCGCATCTATCCCGGCGATACGCTGACCATTCCCGCCGCCGATGCGCGGGTGCAGGGCCAAGCGGTGACTGGCAACGACAATCGCGTCGCCGCGGTCGAGGGTCCGACGCGGGTCGAGAACGGCACGCTGCGCCTGAGCGAGACCGATGTCGTCAACCTGAAGAAGACGCTCCAGACCGAATGGGTGCAGACGGCGGGCGAGGGGCAGGCGCACGGGATCATCGACACGATCCTCAACCGCACCGCGTCGGGCCATTGGGGCGACAGCGTTTCGGATGTCGTCAACGCGTACAACCAGTTCAGCGACATCAATGGGCCGATCGCGCGCCGCGACGGTCGCAACGCGGTCGAGGATTTGCCCGCAAGCAGCATCAGCACGCGCGTCGACACCCTCGTCGACAGCTATCTCGCCGAGCGGGCAGGGGGGCGCGCTTCGTCGATCGGGTCGCACCTCAACTACGCCAATCCGAACTATTCGAGCGCCAACAATCTCGGCTGGATCAATGCGCTGGACGGCCCGGTGCTGGGCCGGGGCGATGCCGTCCATCACCACGGCACGACGCCCGAATTGCAGCGGCACCGGCCAGGCGACTTCGCGGTCGCGCTGCCGGGGAGTGCAGAGGCGCCGGCGCTGGCGCCCGCGGCCGCGCAGCAGGGCGGCAGCGTCGACGGCAATGCCGCCGCGGCGGCGAACGACGTCGCGATCAAGGGATCGACGGTGCGGATCGGCCAGCTCGACACGTCGATGGAGCCCGCGATCCGCGCGGCGGCACAGGCCGCCGACCGGCTCGGCCTGCCGCAGCCGGTCATCACCTCGGGCAACGACAGCCGCCATTCGAACGGATCGCTGCATTACGAGAATCGCGCGCTCGACTTCCGCGGCAACAACATCAGCGTCGAGCAGGGCCGCGCCTTCCAGAACGAGATGCGGCGGCTTTTAGGGCCCAATTACGACGTGGTGTTTGAAACCTTTGCCAATCGCAGCAACAATCACCTGCATGTGGAATACGACCCCCGCTGA
- a CDS encoding DUF1080 domain-containing protein, translated as MMMRAAALAAVLVAGPAAAQDKPGFTDTPVLPGGKWRVHDADRPYPTVTTPAAQPGAPPADAVVLFDGRSLDAWTPSKAPWTVANGAMTIPKGAGNLTTKQSFGDVQLHLEFMSPNPPTRTSQDRGNSGIWFMERYEIQILDGYQNPTYADGTVGAIYGWKPPLVNASRKPGEWQTYDVVFERPRFDASGKLLRPAYITAFLNGVLVQNHQAMLGTTIWRTVSSYKPHPDALPIQLQDHDSPVSFRNIWVRPLPEAAIAQDLEGVAK; from the coding sequence ATGATGATGCGAGCGGCCGCGCTGGCGGCGGTGCTGGTGGCGGGCCCCGCCGCGGCACAGGACAAGCCGGGGTTCACGGACACGCCGGTGCTGCCCGGCGGCAAGTGGCGAGTCCACGACGCCGACCGCCCTTATCCCACCGTCACCACGCCTGCGGCCCAGCCCGGCGCCCCGCCCGCCGACGCGGTGGTGCTGTTCGACGGCCGCTCGCTCGACGCCTGGACGCCCAGCAAGGCGCCCTGGACGGTCGCGAACGGCGCGATGACGATCCCCAAGGGTGCGGGCAATCTCACCACCAAGCAGAGCTTCGGCGACGTCCAGCTCCACCTGGAATTCATGAGCCCCAATCCGCCGACCCGGACCTCGCAGGATCGCGGCAACAGCGGCATCTGGTTCATGGAGCGGTACGAGATCCAGATCCTCGACGGGTACCAGAACCCGACCTATGCCGACGGCACGGTCGGCGCGATCTATGGCTGGAAGCCGCCGCTGGTGAACGCCTCGCGCAAGCCCGGCGAGTGGCAGACTTATGACGTGGTATTCGAGCGGCCGCGCTTCGATGCGTCGGGCAAGCTGCTTCGCCCCGCCTACATCACCGCGTTCCTGAACGGCGTGCTCGTCCAGAACCATCAGGCGATGCTGGGCACGACAATCTGGCGCACCGTTTCCAGCTACAAGCCGCATCCTGATGCGCTCCCCATTCAGCTTCAGGATCACGACTCGCCCGTATCGTTCCGAAACATCTGGGTGCGCCCGCTGCCGGAAGCGGCGATCGCGCAGGACCTTGAAGGAGTGGCCAAGTGA
- a CDS encoding sugar phosphate isomerase/epimerase — translation MIDRRTLMGAAGATLAIGALPRLAAAKSIARIGLQLYTVRDIFEKDPAGTLGKVARIGYKEVEYGGGGYDKMDAAMLRRTMDRLGLRCPSIHVGYDLLLGDMAGTIARAKTLGADTVVLPYMTEQYRTEAGWTAALPNFTRFAEGLANAGLGFAYHNHDFEFTTKPDGVSLYDRFLTATDPKLVKVELDLFWAIRAGEDAGALIDRLSPRLYAYHVKDMRADKSMTAVGAGTIDFAALFRRPSSAGVRHFYVENDQAPAPYLPDITTSFKTLRALRY, via the coding sequence GTGATCGATCGCCGCACGCTCATGGGTGCCGCCGGCGCCACGCTCGCCATCGGTGCGCTCCCGCGCCTCGCCGCCGCCAAGTCGATCGCGCGGATCGGCCTCCAGCTCTACACCGTCCGCGACATCTTCGAGAAGGATCCGGCCGGCACGCTCGGGAAGGTCGCGCGCATCGGCTACAAGGAAGTCGAATATGGCGGCGGCGGCTATGACAAGATGGACGCCGCGATGCTGCGCCGGACGATGGACCGGCTCGGCCTTCGCTGCCCGTCGATCCATGTCGGCTACGACCTGCTGCTCGGCGACATGGCCGGGACGATCGCGCGCGCCAAGACGCTCGGCGCCGACACCGTCGTCCTCCCCTACATGACCGAGCAGTATCGTACCGAAGCGGGCTGGACCGCGGCGCTTCCCAACTTCACCCGCTTTGCCGAGGGACTGGCGAATGCGGGCCTCGGCTTCGCCTATCACAATCACGACTTCGAGTTCACGACGAAGCCCGACGGCGTCAGCCTCTACGACCGCTTTCTCACCGCGACCGATCCCAAGCTCGTCAAGGTGGAGCTCGACCTGTTCTGGGCGATCCGTGCGGGCGAGGATGCCGGCGCGCTGATCGACAGGCTCAGCCCGCGTCTCTACGCCTATCACGTCAAGGACATGCGCGCGGACAAGTCGATGACCGCGGTCGGCGCGGGCACGATCGACTTCGCCGCCCTGTTCCGCCGCCCGTCGAGCGCAGGCGTGCGCCACTTCTATGTCGAGAACGACCAGGCGCCCGCGCCCTATCTTCCCGATATCACCACCAGCTTCAAGACGCTCCGCGCGCTGCGGTACTGA
- a CDS encoding GMC family oxidoreductase, whose translation MQTASTNRFDAIVIGSGVSGGYAAKELTEKGLRVLMLDRGKMVEHSDDYTYEGKPAFEVPARNIMPKPLRDSDYSIARYGYVAPSNRQFYNDDRLNPYAYEDGSKFYWIRPGAVGGKSLIWGRWSFRWAPEDFEANKREGVDGIWPIGYDDLVPWYSQVEKYIGVSGSRENLPYLPDSEFMPPMPMNVAEKWLKTQLEGKFPGRKLINTRLSNITEDKPEQNRTKCQHRNQCGNGCSFGAYFSTQAVTLPAARATGRLTLQADAVVTNLEYDPRAKRVTGVRYIDAKTGQAETVNADLVFLCASAMGSVQILMNSRAPGGERSHFDNSGTLGRYVMDHIFRVSIDGEIPGMTDLIEYGRRPGGVYIPRFRNIGREEGVGFRRGYGYQGSAQRSPAGPVGFGASMKHAMRRYGPWKFGMTAFGECLPYKDNRVSLHPTKVDRFGVPQMKFDVTFRENELKMMADARVQGEAMLKGAGLLNVSSYEGEHVPGDAIHEMGGARMGSDPRASVLNGWSQAHDASNLYVTDGAQMASVSCVNPSLTFMAMTARAADHAFKQMKA comes from the coding sequence ATGCAGACTGCTTCCACCAACCGCTTCGATGCGATCGTCATCGGATCGGGAGTCAGCGGCGGATATGCCGCCAAGGAACTGACCGAAAAGGGCCTGCGCGTCCTGATGCTCGATCGCGGCAAGATGGTCGAGCACAGCGACGACTATACCTATGAGGGCAAGCCCGCCTTCGAGGTGCCGGCGCGCAACATCATGCCCAAGCCGCTGCGCGACAGCGACTATTCGATCGCGCGCTATGGCTATGTCGCGCCGAGCAACCGCCAGTTCTACAATGACGACCGGCTCAACCCCTATGCCTATGAGGACGGGAGCAAGTTCTACTGGATCCGTCCCGGCGCGGTCGGCGGCAAGTCGCTGATCTGGGGTCGCTGGAGCTTCCGCTGGGCGCCCGAGGATTTCGAGGCGAACAAGCGCGAAGGCGTGGATGGCATCTGGCCGATCGGCTACGACGACCTCGTCCCCTGGTACAGCCAGGTCGAGAAGTATATCGGCGTGTCGGGCTCGCGTGAGAACCTGCCCTATCTGCCCGACAGCGAATTCATGCCGCCAATGCCGATGAACGTCGCGGAGAAGTGGCTGAAGACGCAGCTGGAGGGCAAGTTCCCCGGCCGCAAGCTCATCAACACGCGCCTGTCCAACATCACCGAGGACAAGCCGGAGCAGAACCGCACCAAGTGCCAGCACCGCAACCAGTGCGGCAATGGCTGCTCGTTCGGCGCCTATTTCTCAACTCAGGCGGTTACCCTGCCCGCCGCGCGGGCGACCGGGCGGCTGACGCTTCAGGCCGACGCCGTCGTCACCAACCTCGAATATGATCCGCGCGCCAAGCGCGTGACCGGCGTCCGCTACATCGATGCCAAGACCGGCCAGGCGGAGACGGTGAACGCCGATCTCGTCTTCCTGTGCGCTTCGGCGATGGGATCGGTGCAGATCCTGATGAACTCGCGCGCGCCGGGCGGCGAGCGGAGCCATTTCGACAATAGCGGGACTTTGGGCCGCTACGTCATGGACCACATCTTCCGCGTCAGCATCGACGGTGAGATCCCGGGCATGACCGACCTCATCGAATATGGCCGGCGGCCAGGCGGGGTCTATATCCCCCGCTTCCGCAACATCGGCCGCGAGGAGGGCGTGGGCTTCCGCCGTGGCTATGGCTATCAGGGCTCCGCGCAACGCAGCCCTGCCGGCCCGGTCGGCTTCGGCGCGTCGATGAAGCACGCGATGCGCCGCTATGGCCCGTGGAAGTTCGGCATGACCGCGTTCGGCGAATGCCTGCCCTATAAGGACAATCGCGTCTCGCTGCACCCGACCAAGGTCGATCGTTTCGGCGTGCCGCAGATGAAGTTCGACGTCACGTTCCGCGAGAACGAGCTCAAGATGATGGCCGATGCCCGCGTGCAGGGCGAGGCGATGCTGAAGGGTGCTGGCCTGCTCAACGTGTCGAGCTATGAGGGCGAGCATGTCCCCGGCGACGCGATTCACGAGATGGGCGGCGCCCGCATGGGGTCCGATCCGCGCGCATCGGTGCTGAACGGCTGGAGCCAGGCGCACGACGCGTCCAACCTCTACGTCACCGATGGTGCGCAGATGGCGTCGGTGTCGTGCGTCAACCCGTCGCTGACCTTCATGGCGATGACCGCCCGCGCCGCCGACCACGCGTTCAAGCAGATGAAGGCCTGA
- a CDS encoding PadR family transcriptional regulator has protein sequence MLSLVAALAAAAPQRLHGYDLMKATGLASGTLYPLMMRMTEQGLVEAEWQAPAQPGRPPRHAYRLTATGLELARSIEDEGRAPGGALPA, from the coding sequence ATGCTCTCGCTTGTCGCCGCGCTCGCCGCGGCGGCGCCGCAGCGGCTGCATGGTTATGACCTGATGAAGGCGACGGGGCTCGCCTCCGGCACGCTCTATCCGCTGATGATGCGGATGACCGAGCAAGGGCTGGTCGAGGCCGAATGGCAGGCGCCGGCGCAGCCCGGCCGCCCGCCGCGCCACGCCTATCGACTGACCGCCACCGGGCTGGAGCTCGCGCGCTCGATCGAGGACGAGGGCCGCGCGCCCGGTGGGGCGCTGCCGGCATGA
- a CDS encoding hydroxypyruvate isomerase family protein — protein sequence MTLSRRALIGAAAVAAPLAAACAQAPRSNAARFSLGYAPHEGSFASRGGLFEQIAYAADQGFTAWEDNEAAKRPVAEQTRMAKMLADRGMTMGVFVAGMPRWSEMRPRLGGNDDADRESYLAGIKASLDVAKRLNARHATVVTGFMDPRIPLDVQTARVVDTMRRAADLVEASGLVLVMEPLNTRTDHPGVYMQTIAQGYAVARGVDRPSVKILADLYHEQIQSGNLIPAMTECWSEIGYIQFGDNPGRKEPGSGEINYANIVKWLRGRRYSGVIGMEHGNSAKGRAGEDRLVAAYRAIDAA from the coding sequence ATGACGCTGTCGCGCCGGGCCCTGATCGGCGCCGCCGCGGTCGCCGCGCCGCTCGCCGCCGCCTGTGCGCAGGCGCCGCGGTCGAACGCTGCACGCTTCTCGCTGGGCTATGCCCCGCACGAGGGCAGCTTCGCCAGTCGCGGCGGGCTGTTCGAACAGATCGCCTATGCCGCCGACCAGGGCTTCACCGCCTGGGAGGATAACGAGGCGGCCAAGCGCCCCGTCGCCGAGCAGACGCGCATGGCCAAGATGCTGGCGGATCGCGGCATGACGATGGGCGTGTTCGTCGCCGGCATGCCGCGCTGGAGCGAGATGCGCCCGCGCCTGGGCGGCAACGACGATGCCGATCGCGAAAGCTATCTTGCCGGGATCAAGGCGTCGCTCGACGTCGCCAAGCGGCTGAACGCGCGCCACGCGACCGTCGTCACCGGCTTCATGGACCCGCGTATCCCGCTCGACGTCCAGACCGCGCGCGTCGTCGACACGATGCGCCGCGCCGCCGACCTCGTCGAGGCCTCGGGCCTGGTGCTGGTGATGGAGCCGCTCAACACGCGCACCGATCATCCGGGCGTCTATATGCAGACGATCGCGCAGGGTTACGCCGTCGCGCGCGGCGTCGATCGCCCCTCGGTCAAGATCCTCGCCGACCTCTATCACGAGCAGATCCAGTCGGGGAACCTGATCCCCGCGATGACGGAATGCTGGTCGGAGATCGGCTATATCCAGTTCGGCGACAATCCCGGCCGCAAGGAGCCGGGATCGGGCGAGATCAACTATGCCAATATCGTCAAATGGCTGCGCGGGCGCCGCTATTCGGGCGTAATCGGCATGGAACATGGCAATTCGGCAAAGGGCCGCGCGGGCGAGGATCGGCTGGTCGCCGCCTATCGCGCGATCGACGCGGCCTGA
- a CDS encoding gluconate 2-dehydrogenase subunit 3 family protein, whose protein sequence is MIDRRTALAGVVAMFGAGAFAPIARAAAAAQVKGAPPVISEGPATVQVFTPAQRALMTALSERVIPTTDTPGAIAAGVPAYIEKLLADWSYPDERKPILEGLDLIEARSMRDYKVTGAKAKPAQQDALLTLAMNDQLPGGKTFFDGFRQLVITGYYTSEIGITVEREYLPVPGEYNGAFPYANVNKVYSS, encoded by the coding sequence GTGATCGACCGTAGAACCGCGCTCGCCGGCGTGGTCGCCATGTTCGGCGCCGGGGCGTTCGCCCCGATCGCGCGCGCCGCCGCCGCCGCGCAGGTGAAGGGCGCGCCGCCCGTCATCAGCGAAGGACCGGCGACGGTTCAGGTCTTCACGCCCGCGCAGCGCGCACTGATGACCGCGCTGTCCGAGCGGGTGATCCCCACGACCGACACGCCGGGCGCGATCGCCGCGGGCGTCCCCGCCTATATCGAAAAGCTGCTCGCCGACTGGTCCTACCCGGACGAGCGCAAGCCGATCCTGGAAGGGCTCGACCTGATCGAGGCGCGGTCGATGCGCGACTACAAGGTGACGGGCGCGAAGGCGAAGCCGGCGCAGCAGGACGCGCTGCTGACGCTGGCGATGAACGACCAGCTGCCGGGCGGAAAGACCTTCTTCGACGGGTTCCGACAGCTCGTCATCACCGGCTATTACACGTCGGAGATCGGCATCACCGTGGAGCGCGAATATCTCCCGGTGCCCGGCGAATATAACGGCGCCTTCCCCTATGCGAATGTGAACAAGGTCTACAGCTCGTGA